In Micropterus dolomieu isolate WLL.071019.BEF.003 ecotype Adirondacks linkage group LG17, ASM2129224v1, whole genome shotgun sequence, one genomic interval encodes:
- the LOC123985340 gene encoding multidrug and toxin extrusion protein 1-like — translation MEGSSDKLFCCRWVCHRVPLAHREELYHILRMTGPLLLSRILNYLLPFVVTMFCGRLGNEEMAGYGLASATINVTTAATGYGLGLACDTLVSQTFGGKNLLRVGVILQRSIIILLMFCLPCWGLLINAQAILLCLGQDPEVTRIAQLYITGFLPAVPAMFLHHLQVSYLQNQGIILPQMYSAAMANIANVVTNYIFIYWLDLGVSGSAAANTLSQIYICAFLFAYIWWKKLHVTTWGGWSVESLQEWGSFMKLAIPSTLMKCFEWWVYEFGGFFAGMLSENELAAQHAVIMVAFITYMFPLGIQAAACARVGNALGAGDTARAILTSKISLTLAGSIAIIEGLVLGLTKTVIGFIFTSDENIIGLVSHLMNAYCFLQFFDGLVCVCTGIFLGTGKQKIPAVANLIGYYGIGLSLSVTFMFVAKLRVLGFWLGLLVCVILQSSFYIIVIFNLNWERMTEEAVNRAQKNTHVTLLSTVPLTDASCKNTANQTAINVSSVDGCMSGSTEDHDGNMKTQDTPVVQQLKDSRLSTTQLILRRGLTMFAAVALLAVGASVHFLLPETLPSGANFTLERINTTYIPDQIPSTVVVPNAESG, via the exons ATGGAGGGGTCTAGTGACAAGCTTTTCTGCTGCAGGTGGGTGTGCCATAGGGTTCCCCTGGCCCACAGAGAGGAACTGTACCACATCCTGAGGATGACAGGGCCTCTG CTGCTCTCTCGAATCCTGAATTACTTGCTTCCATTTGTGGTTACAATGTTCTGTGGGCGTCTGGGAAATGAAGAGATGGCTGGCTATGGATTAGCTTCTGCT ACCATTAATGTTACCACTGCAGCAACAGGATATGGTCTCGGACTGGCATGTGACACTTTAGTATCTCAG ACATTTGGTGGTAAGAACCTGCTGAGGGTGGGAGTGATCCTTCAGCGGAGCATCATCATCCTGTTGATGTTCTGTCTGCCCTGCTGGGGCCTCCTCATTAATGCTCAGGCCATCCTGTTATGCCTGGGTCAAGACCCTGAGGTGACCAG AATAGCCCAGCTGTATATTACAGGCTTCCTTCCTGCAGTACCG GCAATGTTTCTACATCATCTTCAGGTGTCTTACCTACAGAACCAG GGTATAATACTTCCACAAATGTACTCTGCTGCCATGGCAAACATAGCAAATGTGGTGACAAATTACATCTTTATTTACTGGCTGGATCTGGGTGTTAG TGGATCTGCAGCAGCCAATACCCTGTCTCAGATTTACATCTGTGCTTTTCTGTTTGCTTACATTTGGTGGAAGAAGCTCCATGTAACAACATGGGGAG GCTGGTCTGTAGAATCACTTCAGGAATGGGGCTCCTTCATGAAACTGGCCATTCCCAGCACATtaatgaagtgctttgagtggtggGTTTATGAGTTTGGTGGTTTCTTTGCAG GAATGCTGAGTGAAAATGAGCTAGCAGCCCAACATGCTGTGATAATGGTGGCTTTCATAACCTACATG TTTCCTCTTGGTATTCAAGCTGCAGCATGTGCCCGAGTGGGTAATGCCCTTGGTGCAGGAGACACTGCCAGGGCGATCCTCACCAGCAAGATATCCCTCACTCTTGCAG GTAGCATTGCGATTATTGAAGGTCTTGTGCTTGGCTTAACTAAAACAGTGATTGGCTTCATCTTCACCTCTGATGA GAACATCATAGGTCTGGTCTCACACTTGATGAATGCTTACTGTTTCCTTCAGTTCTTTGATGGTCTTGTG TGTGTATGCACCGGCATCTTCTTGGGCACGGGCAAACAGAAGATACCAGCTGTGGCCAATCTCATTGGATACTACGGCATAGGACTTTCACTAAGCGTTACTTTCATGTTTGTTGCAAAACTGAGAGTTTTAG GTTTTTGGCTGGGACTGCTCGTTTGTGTCATTTTGCAGTCTTCCTTCTACATAATTGTCATCTTCAACCTCAACTGGGAGAGAATGACAGAGGAG GCTGTGAACCGAGCACAGAAAAACACTCACGTGACATTATTAAGCACAGTTCCCCTTACAGATGCttcatgtaaaaacactgcTAACCAGACAGCAATTAATGTGAGT TCAGTGGATGGCTGTATGTCGGGGAGTACCGAGGACCATGATGGGAACATGAAGACACAGGATACACCTGTGGTCCAGCAGCTGAAGGATAGTCGTCTCTCAACTACCCAGCTGATCCTCAGGCGAGGTCTCACTATGTTTGCAGCAGTTGCCCTTCTGGCTGTGGGAGCAAGTGTGCACTTCCTTTTGCCAGAGACCCTGCCTTCAGGGGCCAACTTTACTTTGGAGAGGATCAATACTACCTATATTCCCGATCAAATTCCCTCCACTGTGGTGGTCCCAAATGCAGAGTCAGGATAA
- the LOC123986199 gene encoding multidrug and toxin extrusion protein 1-like: MEGSSDKLFCCRWVRQRFPLAHREELYHILRMTGPLLLSRILNYLLPFVVTMFCGRLGNEVMAGYGLASAVINVTTAATGCGLGLPCDTLVSQTFGGKNLLRVGVILQRSIIILLMFCLPCWGLLINAQAILLCMGQDPEVTRIAQLYITAFFPAVPAMFLHQLQVSYLQNQGIILPQLYTAAMANIANVLTNYIFIYWLDLGVSGSAAANTLSQIYICAFLFAYIWWKKLHVTTWGGWSVESLQEWGSYMKLAIPSTLMTCFEWWVYEFGGFFAGMLSEDELAAQHAVIMVAFITYMFPLGIQAAACARVGNALGAGDTARAILTSKMSLALAGIFAVVEGLVLGSTKTVIGFIFTSDEKIIGLVSHLMNAYCFLQFFDGLVCVCTGIFLGTGKQKIPAVANFIGYYGIGLSLSVTLMFVAKLRVLGFWLGLLICVVLQSTFYIIVIFKLNWKRMTEEAVKRAQKKTQMTFLSTTAPSVAAGNNTAGQSARNGGSVDGYRSVSTNDHDGNTETQGGHVVQLKSGHLSTTQLILRRGLTMFAAVALLAVGASVHFIVPLPKTLPSEANFILERINTTYTPDHILSTMLVPIEE; this comes from the exons ATGGAAGGGTCTAGTGACAAGCTTTTCTGCTGCAGGTGGGTGCGCCAGAGGTTTCCCCTGGCCCACAGAGAGGAACTGTACCACATCCTGAGGATGACAGGGCCTCTG CTGCTCTCTCGAATCCTGAATTACTTGCTTCCATTTGTGGTTACAATGTTCTGTGGGCGTCTGGGAAATGAAGTAATGGCTGGCTATGGATTAGCATCTGCT GTCATTAATGTTACCACTGCAGCAACGGGTTGTGGTCTAGGACTGCCATGTGATACTTTAGTATCTCAG ACATTTGGTGGTAAGAATCTGCTGCGTGTTGGAGTGATCCTTCAGCGGAGCATCATTATCCTGCTGATGTTCTGTCTGCCCTGCTGGGGCCTCCTTATTAATGCTCAGGCCATCCTGTTATGCATGGGTCAGGACCCTGAGGTGACCAG AATAGCCCAGCTGTATATTACAGCTTTCTTTCCAGCTGTACCA gcAATGTTTCTACATCAGCTTCAGGTGTCTTATCTGCAGAACCAG GGTATAATACTGCCACAGTTGTACACTGCTGCTATGGCAAACATAGCAAATGTGTTGACAAATTACATCTTTATTTACTGGCTGGATCTGGGTGTTAG TGGATCTGCAGCAGCCAATACCCTGTCTCAGATTTACATCTGTGCTTTTCTGTTTGCTTACATTTGGTGGAAGAAGCTCCATGTAACAACATGGGGAG GCTGGTCTGTAGAATCACTGCAGGAGTGGGGCTCTTACATGAAACTTGCCATTCCCAGCACATTAATGACATGTTTCGAGTGGTGGGTTTACGAGTTTGGTGGATTCTTTGCAG GAATGCTAAGTGAAGACGAGCTGGCCGCCCAACATGCTGTGATAATGGTGGCTTTCATAACCTACATG TTCCCTCTTGGTATTCAAGCTGCAGCATGTGCCCGTGTGGGAAATGCTCTCGGTGCAGGAGACACTGCCAGGGCGATCCTTACCAGCAAGATGTCACTCGCTCTTGCAG GTATCTTTGCAGTTGTTGAAGGTCTCGTGCTTGGCTCTACTAAAACAGTGATTGGCTTTATCTTTACCTCTGATGA AAAGATCATAGGTCTGGTCTCCCATTTGATGAATGCTTACTGTTTCCTTCAGTTCTTCGATGGTCTTGTT TGTGTATGCACGGGCATCTTCTTGGGCACGGGCAAACAGAAGATACCAGCTGTGGCCAATTTCATTGGATACTACGGCATAGGACTTTCACTAAGTGTTACTTTAATGTTTGTTGCAAAACTGAGAGTTTTGG GTTTTTGGCTGGGACTGCTCATTTGTGTCGTCTTACAATCCACCTTTTACATCATTGTCATTTTCAAGCTTAACTGGAAGAGAATGACAGAGGAG GCTGTGAAACGAGCTCAGAAAAAGACACAGATGACATTTTTAAGCACAACTGCCCCTTCAGTTGCTGCCGGTAACAACACTGCTGGACAGTCAGCAAGAAATGGGGGT TCAGTGGATGGCTACAGGTCTGTGAGTACCAATGACCATGATGGAAACACGGAGACACAGGGTGGACATGTGGTCCAGCTAAAGAGTGGCCATCTCTCCACTACCCAGCTGATCCTCAGGCGAGGCCTCACTATGTTTGCAGCAGTTGCCCTTCTGGCTGTGGGAGCAAGTGTGCACTTCATCGTGCCCTTGCCAAAGACCCTGCCTTCAGAGGCCAACTTTATTTTGGAGAGGATCAATACTACATATACTCCTGATCATATTTTGTCCACTATGCTGGTCCCAATAGAAGAATAA